TTATATTTctgcttaaaaaaaatgtatacagCCAAACCAAAATAGCTGCAAATTCACTTAACAGCAATGAAGTTTTTGTATGCTAATATTAGCTATTATCTAATGTCCCTCTAGATAAAACTATCAATTTCCTTTCAGCCAGGCAAACTTTCCCtcctgttttcagtctttatgctaagctaagataaCTGGCCGtgcaagaaagtgaataaacatagtgaataaacaaaaatgtcaaactgctcTTGAAACTATCTCAAATGGAGCGTGCCAGAGAACAAACTGAACGCTTTCTTACGGGTGCCCAGTCTGATCCGTTGACTTCAGTAGGTTTGCTCCTCCCATGTTCCAGCTCGTCCTCCAGGGCCCTGACTCGGGACTCAGCTTGGTTCAGCTGGCCTCGTAGGTTCCTGACAGCCTGGTGAACCCTGCCAGTAGCGCTCTGAaataacaaatggtttcattggAAACATGGTTTGTAATAATAGTCAGTAGAAACATTAGTGAAATGTGTAATCTCGTTGGACTCAGATGATCCCGGATGAATTATTGCAGCACACTGAGTCAATATTTACAGccactgcagcacacacagcgTCGAGTCAGAGTTTTTCCATTTCTATACGGTTCAGTTAGACACGGATGAAACAATCACCTGTCGATGTAGAGGCATGAACTCGTCCCTCAGCTCTGTGAGCACATCCCCGTCCTCTTCATCCATTTCATCCCCTCCGTTCTCCACATCCCCAAAGGTCAGCACCCTCACTGTGGGTGACGCCAACTCTCCAGTTTTTCCAGTGTACCTCCCGTCCTTCTTGTCCAGAACTGGGATTCTGCTCCCTGATGGCGAACTGACCGACTTCCCCTCGATACCTCTCAGTTCCTTCAGCACTAAGTTGATTGCCTGATCACTTGGTGAATCAAACGGGTCGTTGCCATCAAGAGAGTCCAGAGACTGAATGGACTCGGCGCAGGAGATGGACTCTGTGCGGGAGGACGGCCGTAAGGAGAAACTGGATCCCGCTAGTGAAGCAGGGCTGGAGGTGATGGATGGCACCTTCTGCCAGTGGAGGGGCATGCTCTGGGATTTGTCCCGCGACAAAGGGGAGAAGGGCTGGAAAGGCAAGTGACGAGGAACCCCACAAACGGACTCATAATCTGAGTCGGACACACGTAAGGAATCACAGCCTTCACATCCTTTGCCCTTTCTGCATCTTTTACCAGTTCTTATGAAATACGGACACGTGTCCCACTTCTCAGACCAGCACTCGTACTCTGAGAGCGCCATATTCTCCTTGAGCATCTCCCTGTAGCCCTCCCTCTCTGGGTCTCCATCCTCCTCGCTGGTGCTGCCCCGGCTCTTGAAGTCCTGTGGATATCTCTGCTGGTAGTGTTGACGCACCCACTGTCTGATCTTGTCCCTCTCCTGCACCAGCTTCTGCAGCCTCTCGGTTGAAAGCACCCTCACCCTGGCTATCACTGAGTCGAACTTGAACACCCGCTCGAGGGCACATACGCATTTGCCACAAACAAACTCCCCGTTCCTGCTGCCCCGAGGTACAGACTGCCCCAGTATGTGGGTCAACACCGAGAGCAGATCCACTCCTTTGGACGGGGAGCTCAGGGATAACTGGGACCTGGAGGATGACACTGAGGAACCAAGAGATAATGTGCTTcctgtgaagaaaaagaaaaactgttcaGACTCTTGTGTGGGACCTAAAGCTCGTCTTTACTTCCTTAAACTCCAGACTCACCCCAGGGGCTGCTCCGTGAGGACCGGGAGAGGCGTCCTCCTCTCAGGGACTCCGTCGGGGTCTGAGGTTGACTCGTCTTCTTGTGTTGGCCCCCAAACAGCCACCGCCTTTGGTTTCCCTGGAGAGCACTGCCACATATTCGGCACAGGTCATTTTTACCTCTGGAGGACATCATGGACAGATGGTTGCAATCCTTCCTCTTGATGTCCGACAGATGTCTGtgaattaaaacagagaaaacacggATGAATTTTCATTAGCAGGGGTTAAAACCTGGGAGTTCAAATCCCACTAATGTCTGTTCCAGTGGCAAAGATTCAAGTGGTTTAAATCAGGGgaaacattatgattgacaactgagactgactcatatTTGAGGAAGCGTCGTCTTTATAAAGTCTactggtgaaaacacaacctccttgttTTACATAATAATTGTCACAGTTACTTGTTACAGCTCTACAACTTGGGGGTATATCTTCTCTCACAGATTTATCTTTGCAGGGTTTCTCCAGGTTTCACAGATTTAAATgaaagactttttaagaccatgAAGAGTAAAATTTTAGATGCATGTCAAGTACGACAGATATGAAGCAACATCCTACAATTACCTTCACTTTCCTATTATTGAAGATTAGGTGAAGAAGCCGAGTAGAGAATAACCCTGGAAGCTACATTATCTCTCTCAGAGACAGTTGGTATCCAGCGTTTTGAGATAAATTCTGACTTGGGCTGTTCGTAGACGATCAGTTATCAGACCCACGTTGGACTTGTTTGTCGTTTTATTACATTACGCTAATGTTTGCACAGTTGAAAAAGAACTTCGACACACGGCGATAACTTGTCT
This region of Paralichthys olivaceus isolate ysfri-2021 chromosome 13, ASM2471397v2, whole genome shotgun sequence genomic DNA includes:
- the LOC109633555 gene encoding uncharacterized protein isoform X2 codes for the protein MMSSRGKNDLCRICGSALQGNQRRWLFGGQHKKTSQPQTPTESLRGGRLSRSSRSSPWGSTLSLGSSVSSSRSQLSLSSPSKGVDLLSVLTHILGQSVPRGSRNGEFVCGKCVCALERVFKFDSVIARVRVLSTERLQKLVQERDKIRQWVRQHYQQRYPQDFKSRGSTSEEDGDPEREGYREMLKENMALSEYECWSEKWDTCPYFIRTGKRCRKGKGCEGCDSLRVSDSDYESVCGVPRHLPFQPFSPLSRDKSQSMPLHWQKVPSITSSPASLAGSSFSLRPSSRTESISCAESIQSLDSLDGNDPFDSPSDQAINLVLKELRGIEGKSVSSPSGSRIPVLDKKDGRYTGKTGELASPTVRVLTFGDVENGGDEMDEEDGDVLTELRDEFMPLHRQSATGRVHQAVRNLRGQLNQAESRVRALEDELEHGRSKPTEVNGSDWAPLVQEGGDDSSLLQSLGHSLQSRERLIQECMGLIRRLCVEEGAGAELANKLTEKLTENLKEILSENKAALKTLRSETTEKEKSMQEEIDSLRKAGRDRERDLDTLNTVLQCNQDIINDLKVSLGEKECLLKEVQKEREVWRQRDQALAAVQQEKEDLIRCLKEELEGRQKNVQARSDSANGQEVAGGGNGQAALLKDRVENSAILCQEVTKLTTALQEYQDMVQNQQESYSQTVSSLTGELRDARRELREKEKKKKEAERAWQNVREDGDRQERKLRDSLDKRDKLIEQILLDAEERDHVFRELQQNLQNKRNPLTAIKHTL
- the LOC109633555 gene encoding uncharacterized protein isoform X1; this translates as MSTQSQKHRVETRRHLSDIKRKDCNHLSMMSSRGKNDLCRICGSALQGNQRRWLFGGQHKKTSQPQTPTESLRGGRLSRSSRSSPWGSTLSLGSSVSSSRSQLSLSSPSKGVDLLSVLTHILGQSVPRGSRNGEFVCGKCVCALERVFKFDSVIARVRVLSTERLQKLVQERDKIRQWVRQHYQQRYPQDFKSRGSTSEEDGDPEREGYREMLKENMALSEYECWSEKWDTCPYFIRTGKRCRKGKGCEGCDSLRVSDSDYESVCGVPRHLPFQPFSPLSRDKSQSMPLHWQKVPSITSSPASLAGSSFSLRPSSRTESISCAESIQSLDSLDGNDPFDSPSDQAINLVLKELRGIEGKSVSSPSGSRIPVLDKKDGRYTGKTGELASPTVRVLTFGDVENGGDEMDEEDGDVLTELRDEFMPLHRQSATGRVHQAVRNLRGQLNQAESRVRALEDELEHGRSKPTEVNGSDWAPLVQEGGDDSSLLQSLGHSLQSRERLIQECMGLIRRLCVEEGAGAELANKLTEKLTENLKEILSENKAALKTLRSETTEKEKSMQEEIDSLRKAGRDRERDLDTLNTVLQCNQDIINDLKVSLGEKECLLKEVQKEREVWRQRDQALAAVQQEKEDLIRCLKEELEGRQKNVQARSDSANGQEVAGGGNGQAALLKDRVENSAILCQEVTKLTTALQEYQDMVQNQQESYSQTVSSLTGELRDARRELREKEKKKKEAERAWQNVREDGDRQERKLRDSLDKRDKLIEQILLDAEERDHVFRELQQNLQNKRNPLTAIKHTL